The sequence tacatacatacatacatacatatagatgatctcttctcttttatttgtttcctttcttTTGTATTCTCTtgttttgtttaattaatttttttcttatttgttttttcttttctttatttgtttttctttttttattatattaCATTTTTATATATTACTATTATTATTCATACCAAAACTCTAAcacttatatgtatgtatgtatgtgtgtgtgtgtgtacagacacacacacacacacacacatagtctTTTCTTATTTCAAATTCCTTGtcatctatttttattttattttttgttctcTTTGACTATTATTGTCCCTCATTGAATCTTGTACAATAATCCCCCCTGCACCCTTTCTCCCCTCCTATTTAACTTTCCTTGGTTTGTATTTCCATCTGTTTTCTTTTCATAGCTCTATCATATTGATGATGGACCATGGATTCTGATCTGAACATTGATGCAAATAATGATATGCAATTGAATCTAGAAGCACAATACAATTTTTATgtcattatggattgtggaaatctcatgtCTCTAGAGATTTCCCTTTTGTATTAGCCATAGTTGACCAATGTGTAAAAATACTTATAGTAGGCAATGCGATCAGAAGAGCCCTAATATGATAGTTTCTTTATAAAGGTTCATACACATGACGTGCAAAGCATCTAAGGTTTTGAAGTTCATAATCCATTGGGTACATTTAAATAATATTTCCTAATATTATTCGTAAAGAATTATGTAATAGattattcaaattattttaatACATATAGAAGCATAGGTAGTTACTTTTATTTCAAGTGTTTGATACGGTTAATTGAAGGGTTTACCAAGAACCCCTATAATAGATTGGAAAATATCTAGTCTTGAGAATTACATAGGATACATAAAAAGATCAGCCCAAACAAGAATATTATATTTGATCTCTTCTATGACATCAAAATCCACATGCCTTGGTTTGATGAGTACCACAACTTGGTTTCAAAGATGACCATTATTAATAACCATAGCATGACTAGTGACACAAAAATACCCATTTGCTAAGAGAACAATTTCCATGTCATTCACATTTTCTATATATGATTAGCCCATGCTTCCAAGAAAGGTAATGAAATTAAAATACTcataaacatgcaaaccaaaaaatgttcaaaagagataaaaagacatcgtcgacatttacatatatatattcataaccAAAATAAGACTTTTTGTACTCTTTCATAGACAATCATTTATCTTGTTAgaatttttcaatcttgaatccGTTTACATCCAAAAAATCAAATAGCATTTTCATGTCCTAACGAAGAAGGTTCATTAGATTAAAAGTAGCTTACTAAGAAAATATAAAAGGATCTCCTAAACCCCTAGATTAGCCATGTAAAAAATTTCAAATGAAACATTAAAAATTATCAATAACTAATGAAATCAACAATAAAATCAACCACAAGaaatattcaaaacaaaaaaaattagagaGAGGGcacaattgaaagaaaaaaaacaGCAAATCCATTACATGCTTTGCAACATCGCATAActattatttttcacatttttaaaatccaactttttttaattataatattctaacTTTCACAACGCTGTTATCAAGTATTGTTTTCCATCATAAAAAGTTGATTTAAATATACATTATCATGCATAGTTATTTATTGCATGGAATACACTCCACCCTAAATCAGAGTCTCTTCCGCCTTCTGGCCACCATTGTCTACCACTAGTGTTGCTTTGGAATAAGCTTTTCCCAAGGCTTGATTAGGTTCTCTTTTGTATTCATACCTCCAAGACACGGTCAAGAAAGCAACATAGTTTATTATATTCAGAGCAACTAAAAGAGCATAGAAGTAATCTAGTCGTGAGGCATTCAGGTTATTCAGTACCCAACTTTTGTGTCCGTGTCTTCCAGTAATGTGAGTCACAAGTGTTAGAATAGCACCGCTGAGAAAGGAGCCAATCCCATTAGAGGCTGCGTACATTGCATTTCCCAAACTTCGCATACTCTCTGGAGCTTGATCATAAAAGAATTCTAGTTTACCTACTTCAACCATGGCTTCTGCTATTCCCATTATTACTAACTGTGGAACAAGAATAAAGAAAGATAGGGGAACAATTGCATCCTTATCATCTGCAATTCCATGGCTTTGAATTACATCTAACCTTACAATTTCCGTTAGACCAGCCGTTACCATAGCAATACTCTGAAGTACCATACCAATCCCAATCCGCTGTAGTAAAGTTATGCCTCGTGGATTTCCAGTCAATCTTCTGAAAAGGGGGATTATTAGGCGATCATAGATTGGTATGGTTAATAGCATTGGTATTTGGAAAAAGACACCAATACTGCCAGAGGGAATTTCAAAGTTAGAGCCTATATGCCTATCCATTGTCATTGCCTGCTTGATGGAGAGCGTCAGACTTTGTACTAATATTGTACTAGGAAATATGTCTGTCAgccaaatgggaagaactcttagCACCTGTTTTGTCTCCTCTATATCTGTCAGAGAGCAGGGATTTGGATTCCTCGAATCTAATAATGCTTCTTTATCTAGAAATCTGCCACACACAAATGAAGCCATTATTTTTGTATCCACATGTCTTTCTTTCCATCATTTTTGTATCCACATGTCTTTCTTTTTATAAGATAAAAGTTGTAAAATTTGACAAACGACATGTCTTTCTTTTTATAAGATAAAGGTTGTAAAACTTGGCAAACCTCTGATGTTTACTAGAGGCAATTGGGTATCGGCCTTCGCTAAGGTATTCTTTTGAATCCACTTCATGTAAGCAAGACGCATCTGTAGCAACCTGCATATTTCGGCTTTGAATCATCCTAGCAATTACTTTCCCAACTCGCTGCAGTGGGCAATCTTCAACAACTTTGTATCTATAAATTGGAGATCCCATCATGACTACAACATAAGCTATTAATAGCAATCCAGTGATAGCACCATAGCCCACTCCCCAGCTGACGTTTTCTTGAATATACACAATAAATGTCTGACCTAATAGACCTCCAAAGAGAACTATAAAAAACCACCAATTGAAAAATGAGTTCTTGTGCATTTTTTCCGTGGGGTGGAAATCATCGAACTGATCCGCACCAAAGGTGGAGAGATTTGGTTTGGTTCCTCCTTGACCTAGAGCAAGAAGATATAAAGCAAAATAAAAAGTCCCAGTTTGCAGAAATGAACCCTTTTCACATCCTTTATTTGATGGGCAATCTGGTGGTTTTAAAGACTTCAACGACACTGCTAGCGTCAAAATCCCCATTCCCTGCACCAAGAATAATTGTGAAATTTACCCtctaaaaataaaatgaatacattaCTATTGATACATTGTTGTCAACACGCAGGCTATTTATTTGGAGATATGACTTCTCATGCAAAACACAATAACTGTCTATATATAGGAATGATGTATTTTAAACATTTCACTTTAATAGTATCAATATTTAACCGTATAGGAGAAAACTGGTAATCAGTAATTACCAGTATATAGATACACGAAGAGGTTGCAAATGTCCAAAAGCGTCCCAAATATGTATCAGCAATGTATGCTCCGAGTAAGGGCGTAAGAAAAACTGTGCCCATCCAGTTGGTGACAATATTGGAGGAGGAGACAGTGCCTTCATGCAGCTTGGTCGTCAGATACACCATTAAATTTGCCACAACACCACCGAAAGCCAACTTTTCAACAAGTTCGTAGCCTGCATAGAGAAACTCAGAAACCATTAATTTGTTAAGAAAAACTAAAACATAAAGAACAAAAATGTGAAGGTGGAAGTATCTATACCGATAATCAGAGAAAAAGCTCTCCACCCTCCAGTCTTGGCTCTTACACAAATTCTTCCTTTGGAATCAACTGAGCCGTCAGAAACAAACTCTTCTTCCTCATTATTCGTGAGTAGCTTGTACTCATCCATTTTTAATTGTTAAGGCTAGATAGTACCATGCCTCTCTATATAATTCATATTGCATTCTCAGTGACACTTCACATATAGTACCTACAACAATTTAAAATGCTTCAAACGTGGCTAATTTGTATTTTTGTAAACGTTAAGTACATCGGAATCTATATCTTTTGGAAAGAATATATGATGAAACTCAAATATATATGGAAGACAAAATGTATTGGAGTTAGTGTTTAGTCTGTCAGATCCCTTATTATTGTTTACTTCAGTTCATCGGGCTCAGTGGAGTTGGTGGCAACGCACTTCATAATTATTAATGAGAAACACAAAGACAAAAACTAAAGATATATTCTAACATTTTCTGTGGTCTAGAGCGTGGGAATATAGATACTCCATGCTACATTTCataatcagcatttaaagcctgcCGGCGAGCTCTCAAAATCAACTATTATTAAAGACACATACCCACCTATTTTGTATGTCGCACGTTCTGCAAGAATCTATGCAGAGTGATGTAACAGAAATACAATTATCAACTCAtgggacattttttattttttttatataagagAAAAAAATTTATTAATCAGAAAAAAGAGTACAAAGTAAGAAAAGTTTATAGTCTAATAAAGAAGAAAGAATTAATCGTTCTTATCTTCCTCAACCAAATAGAAAAGTTTATAGTCTAATAATGAAGAAAGAATTAACCATTTTTATCTTCCTCAACCAAATTCTCTAACAAAGAGATAAATCCACCTTCAAATGTCCCTATTCTAAATTATTCCAACTTTTCAATTTCTCGTATGTCCATTTTGTCAGGGAATCTGGTACTCTAATCCATTCTTTAGAAATATGACAAAAAGTAACAGATTTGAAAGACTCACTTAACCATAGAATT is a genomic window of Cryptomeria japonica chromosome 7, Sugi_1.0, whole genome shotgun sequence containing:
- the LOC131050185 gene encoding protein NRT1/ PTR FAMILY 5.3-like, coding for MDEYKLLTNNEEEEFVSDGSVDSKGRICVRAKTGGWRAFSLIIGYELVEKLAFGGVVANLMVYLTTKLHEGTVSSSNIVTNWMGTVFLTPLLGAYIADTYLGRFWTFATSSCIYILGMGILTLAVSLKSLKPPDCPSNKGCEKGSFLQTGTFYFALYLLALGQGGTKPNLSTFGADQFDDFHPTEKMHKNSFFNWWFFIVLFGGLLGQTFIVYIQENVSWGVGYGAITGLLLIAYVVVMMGSPIYRYKVVEDCPLQRVGKVIARMIQSRNMQVATDASCLHEVDSKEYLSEGRYPIASSKHQRFLDKEALLDSRNPNPCSLTDIEETKQVLRVLPIWLTDIFPSTILVQSLTLSIKQAMTMDRHIGSNFEIPSGSIGVFFQIPMLLTIPIYDRLIIPLFRRLTGNPRGITLLQRIGIGMVLQSIAMVTAGLTEIVRLDVIQSHGIADDKDAIVPLSFFILVPQLVIMGIAEAMVEVGKLEFFYDQAPESMRSLGNAMYAASNGIGSFLSGAILTLVTHITGRHGHKSWVLNNLNASRLDYFYALLVALNIINYVAFLTVSWRYEYKREPNQALGKAYSKATLVVDNGGQKAEETLI